A single region of the Lacerta agilis isolate rLacAgi1 chromosome 9, rLacAgi1.pri, whole genome shotgun sequence genome encodes:
- the LOC117052950 gene encoding uncharacterized protein LOC117052950 isoform X1, with translation MGLENAGLLFLPTTLAPADSPFLKPSWAGNRTAKEPPRGGGHGAGRAGFARSPLPISNRFPRRFAARLKQPREKEGGNLFLGWLLRFSLAEGQEVPLAADRGEEEQLEWKSPARIRDTRRGNRRGRPEVQTRWLQEASARLAWDSPKQVQSGSRRGAVQRRGIQRERWNNISEQRDKEQHGPSRCRAERKISNRSRRNNFHPNIIFFKCGNEIKDWRVAASLLLTTCEVG, from the exons ATGGGGCTTGAAAACGCAGGCCTGCTCTTTCTACCGACGACGTTGGCACCCGCGGATTCTCCCTTCCTTAAGCCCAGTTGGGCAGGAAACAG GACTGCCAAGGAGCCGCCTCGAGGTGGCGGGCATGGCGCTGGCCGGGCAGGCTTCGCCCGCTCCCCTCTCCCGATAAGCAACCGGTTTCCTCGGCGTTTCGCGGCGCGGCTGAAGCAGCCCCGGGAGAAAGAAGGCGGAAATCTGTTCCTCGGGTGGCTTCTCCGCTTTTCTCTGGCAGAAGGACAGGAGGTGCCTCTTGCTGCGGAcagaggagaggaagagca GTTGGAGTGGAAATCTCCAGCCAGGATCCGGGACACCCGAAGAGGGAACCGCCGCGGGAGGCCAGAAGTCCAAACCCG ctGGCTCCAAGAGGCCTCCGCAAGACTAGCCTGGGATTCTCCCAAACAAGTTCAAAGCGGATCTAGAAGAGGAGCAGTCCAGCGAAGAGGAATCCAGCGCGAACGGTGGAATAACATCTCTGAACAGCGTGACAAGGAGCAGCACGGACCCAGCCGCTGCCGGGCGGAAAGGAAAATAAGCAACCGCAGCCGTAGAAACAATTTTCACccgaacattattttttttaagtgtggaaATGAAATAAAGGACTGGCGCGTGGCTGCGTCTCTCCTCCTAACAACCTGTGAAGTGGGATAG
- the LOC117052950 gene encoding uncharacterized protein LOC117052950 isoform X2, which translates to MGLENAGLLFLPTTLAPADSPFLKPSWAGNRTAKEPPRGGGHGAGRAGFARSPLPISNRFPRRFAARLKQPREKEGGNLFLGWLLRFSLAEGQEVPLAADRGEEEQFEARRPGLSACWHLKGGGVGVEISSQDPGHPKREPPREARSPNPLAPRGLRKTSLGFSQTSSKRI; encoded by the exons ATGGGGCTTGAAAACGCAGGCCTGCTCTTTCTACCGACGACGTTGGCACCCGCGGATTCTCCCTTCCTTAAGCCCAGTTGGGCAGGAAACAG GACTGCCAAGGAGCCGCCTCGAGGTGGCGGGCATGGCGCTGGCCGGGCAGGCTTCGCCCGCTCCCCTCTCCCGATAAGCAACCGGTTTCCTCGGCGTTTCGCGGCGCGGCTGAAGCAGCCCCGGGAGAAAGAAGGCGGAAATCTGTTCCTCGGGTGGCTTCTCCGCTTTTCTCTGGCAGAAGGACAGGAGGTGCCTCTTGCTGCGGAcagaggagaggaagagcagtTTGAAGCCCGCCGCCCCGGACTCTCTGCTTGTTGGCACCTGAAGGGCGGCGGCGTTGGAGTGGAAATCTCCAGCCAGGATCCGGGACACCCGAAGAGGGAACCGCCGCGGGAGGCCAGAAGTCCAAACCCG ctGGCTCCAAGAGGCCTCCGCAAGACTAGCCTGGGATTCTCCCAAACAAGTTCAAAGCGGATCTAG